A single region of the Candidatus Methanomethylicota archaeon genome encodes:
- a CDS encoding 30S ribosomal protein S3 — MSVVKFFINKAIKNMLIDDYLQKELKRAGYAGVEFQKTPLGDRVVIYAERPGLVIGRQGVTIKELARILEMKFGFENPQIAVVPVQTPELNARIMANRIAMALEKGIHFRRAAFVALRQIMEAGARGAEIVIRGKLVSERARYEKFRAGVILKAGEPSKYAVDRAVTHVLLKPGVYGIKVSIFLPVNTVDDISIVKPQQGETIGTTTNQ; from the coding sequence ATGAGTGTTGTAAAATTTTTCATAAATAAAGCTATAAAAAATATGCTTATCGATGATTATCTTCAAAAAGAATTGAAAAGAGCAGGATATGCAGGAGTTGAATTTCAAAAAACTCCATTAGGTGATAGAGTAGTAATATATGCTGAAAGACCTGGATTAGTAATAGGTAGACAAGGAGTAACAATAAAAGAACTAGCTCGAATTTTAGAAATGAAGTTTGGATTTGAAAATCCACAAATTGCAGTTGTACCAGTTCAAACCCCAGAATTAAATGCGAGAATAATGGCAAATAGAATTGCTATGGCATTAGAAAAAGGAATACATTTTAGAAGAGCAGCATTTGTAGCATTAAGACAAATTATGGAAGCTGGTGCAAGGGGCGCAGAAATCGTAATTCGTGGAAAATTAGTTAGTGAAAGAGCAAGATATGAAAAATTTAGAGCTGGTGTAATACTAAAAGCCGGTGAGCCTAGTAAATACGCTGTAGATAGAGCAGTAACCCATGTATTACTTAAGCCAGGTGTTTATGGAATAAAAGTTAGTATATTCCTACCAGTTAATACCGTAGATGATATATCCATAGTAAAACCTCAACAAGGTGAGACAATTGGCACTACTACGAACCAATGA
- a CDS encoding 30S ribosomal protein S19, with translation MSKEFTYRGYTLPQLLNMPMDEFIKLLPSRQRRSLLRGLTPEQRTLFKKIRKAKAMLAKGKKIIIRTHCRDMIILPEMVGLTICVHNGKEFVPIEITPEMIGHYLGEFAITTAKVVHGAPGLKATRSSMFVPLK, from the coding sequence ATGTCTAAGGAATTTACCTATAGAGGTTATACTTTACCTCAATTATTAAATATGCCAATGGATGAATTCATAAAATTACTTCCAAGTAGACAAAGAAGATCGCTCTTAAGAGGATTAACACCTGAACAAAGAACTTTATTTAAAAAAATAAGAAAAGCTAAAGCTATGTTAGCAAAAGGAAAGAAAATTATTATAAGAACACATTGTAGAGACATGATAATACTTCCTGAAATGGTAGGTTTAACTATATGTGTACATAATGGAAAAGAATTTGTTCCTATAGAGATAACTCCTGAAATGATTGGTCACTATCTTGGAGAATTTGCTATCACTACAGCTAAAGTCGTACATGGTGCTCCAGGTTTGAAAGCAACAAGAAGTTCAATGTTTGTTCCTCTTAAGTAA
- the rplX gene encoding 50S ribosomal protein L24, translating to MNLKKLIRAPLSKELREKYGFRSATVRKGDTVLVMRGDYKGHEGKVTSVNYSKNRITIEGINIKKADGSLRPVLIHPSKVMITKLDLTDKKRKEKFESKRGEEA from the coding sequence ATGAATCTTAAGAAATTAATACGCGCTCCTTTGTCTAAAGAATTAAGAGAAAAATATGGATTTAGAAGTGCTACTGTTAGAAAAGGAGATACTGTATTAGTAATGAGAGGGGATTATAAAGGACATGAAGGTAAAGTAACCTCAGTTAATTATTCTAAGAATAGAATAACTATTGAAGGTATAAATATAAAGAAAGCTGACGGTTCCTTAAGACCTGTTTTAATTCATCCATCTAAAGTTATGATAACTAAATTAGATCTCACTGATAAAAAGAGAAAAGAAAAATTTGAATCTAAAAGAGGTGAAGAAGCTTGA
- a CDS encoding ribonuclease P protein subunit, with product MNLTASNLIYHNLVGLNVEVSHSTDPTQIGIKGIVIDETKNMLIILTNGKIKKIPKKNCTFTFFIPKPVVIEGEKIAYNPAERLKRIKRRN from the coding sequence ATGAATCTTACAGCATCTAATCTAATTTATCATAATCTTGTAGGTCTTAATGTAGAAGTAAGTCACTCTACTGATCCTACTCAAATAGGTATTAAAGGAATTGTAATAGATGAAACTAAAAATATGCTCATTATTCTGACAAATGGTAAAATTAAAAAAATACCAAAGAAGAATTGTACTTTTACATTTTTTATACCCAAGCCTGTGGTTATTGAAGGGGAAAAAATTGCATATAATCCTGCTGAGAGATTAAAGAGAATTAAAAGGAGGAATTGA
- a CDS encoding 30S ribosomal protein S8, with product MKMLDPLANALSTIMNNEERGKKECIVSPAPKLVANVLRLLQKHGYIGEFEFIDDGRFGKFRIQLLGRINKCGVIKPRFSVSYKEIDKWIQKLLPGKDLGILILTTSKGLMTHKEALVNKIGGQLLAYVY from the coding sequence ATTAAAATGTTGGATCCATTAGCAAATGCATTATCAACAATAATGAATAATGAAGAAAGGGGTAAAAAAGAGTGTATAGTATCTCCTGCACCTAAGTTAGTTGCTAATGTTCTTAGATTATTACAAAAGCATGGTTATATTGGTGAATTTGAATTTATTGATGATGGAAGGTTTGGTAAATTTAGAATTCAACTTTTGGGAAGAATAAATAAATGTGGAGTTATTAAGCCAAGGTTTAGTGTATCTTATAAAGAAATAGATAAATGGATTCAGAAACTTCTTCCTGGAAAAGATTTAGGAATATTAATATTAACTACATCAAAAGGATTAATGACTCATAAAGAAGCTTTAGTAAATAAGATAGGTGGACAATTATTAGCTTATGTATATTAA
- the rpmC gene encoding 50S ribosomal protein L29 codes for MALLRTNEIRKMTKDERMKKLEELRAELAKLRALQATGGSLENPSRIRLIRKTIARILTINREEELGIKRKVEEEKTK; via the coding sequence TTGGCACTACTACGAACCAATGAGATTAGAAAAATGACAAAAGACGAAAGAATGAAGAAATTGGAAGAACTTAGAGCAGAATTAGCAAAACTTAGAGCATTACAAGCTACAGGAGGTTCTCTTGAGAATCCTTCAAGAATTAGATTGATTAGAAAAACAATTGCAAGAATATTAACTATAAATAGAGAAGAGGAGCTTGGAATAAAAAGAAAAGTGGAGGAGGAAAAAACTAAATGA
- a CDS encoding 30S ribosomal protein S14 yields MSQKSENVCRRCGSRGCSLVKKYGLYLCRQCFREVARTLGFNKYR; encoded by the coding sequence ATGTCACAAAAATCTGAAAATGTATGTAGACGTTGTGGCTCTAGAGGATGTTCATTGGTTAAAAAATATGGACTTTATTTATGTAGACAATGTTTTAGAGAAGTAGCAAGAACTCTAGGTTTCAATAAATATAGGTGA
- a CDS encoding 50S ribosomal protein L2 produces MGKRLLVQRRGRGGSVFKSPSWKRVGDVKYPPLYEGESISEYIVKDIVHDSGRGAPIAIISDNKGKKALMVAPEGLFVGQKIYVGPNAPINVGNILPLRDIPDGTQICNIESSPGDGGKFVRSAGTYATVITHSGNSVLVQLPSGKVKSFNSLCRATIGIVASGGIIEKPLLKAGANYHKSRAKSIKYPTVRGKAMNPCSHPHGGGSHPKGGTPVARNAPPGQKVGIIASKRTGRKKR; encoded by the coding sequence ATGGGAAAGCGATTGTTAGTCCAAAGAAGAGGACGAGGAGGATCAGTATTTAAGTCCCCATCTTGGAAGAGGGTTGGAGATGTTAAATATCCTCCTTTATATGAAGGAGAATCCATTAGTGAATATATAGTAAAAGATATAGTACATGATTCTGGAAGAGGGGCGCCTATTGCTATAATTAGTGATAATAAAGGGAAAAAAGCCCTTATGGTTGCACCTGAAGGATTGTTTGTAGGTCAGAAAATTTATGTAGGTCCTAATGCTCCAATTAATGTTGGTAATATTTTACCATTAAGAGATATTCCTGATGGTACTCAGATATGTAATATCGAAAGTAGTCCTGGAGATGGTGGAAAATTTGTAAGATCTGCTGGAACTTATGCTACTGTAATTACACATTCAGGTAATTCTGTTCTCGTACAACTTCCATCTGGTAAGGTAAAATCTTTTAATAGTTTATGTAGAGCAACAATCGGTATAGTTGCTTCAGGAGGAATTATTGAAAAACCATTATTAAAAGCAGGTGCAAATTATCATAAAAGTAGAGCAAAATCTATAAAGTATCCAACTGTTAGAGGAAAAGCTATGAATCCATGTTCACATCCACATGGTGGAGGGAGTCATCCAAAAGGAGGCACTCCAGTTGCAAGAAATGCCCCACCAGGACAAAAAGTTGGTATAATTGCATCTAAGAGAACTGGTAGAAAGAAGAGGTGA
- a CDS encoding 50S ribosomal protein L23 — MNPHEIIIRPVSTESAIERIEKENKLTFIVNINSNKKMIKDAFEKLYGVKVEKVNTYITPNGEKRAIIKLKKEYSASELATKIGLL; from the coding sequence TTGAATCCTCATGAAATAATAATAAGGCCTGTTTCAACAGAATCAGCCATAGAAAGAATTGAGAAAGAGAATAAATTAACCTTCATAGTAAATATTAATTCTAACAAAAAAATGATAAAGGATGCTTTTGAAAAATTATATGGTGTAAAAGTGGAAAAAGTAAATACTTATATAACTCCAAATGGTGAAAAAAGAGCAATAATAAAACTTAAGAAGGAATATAGTGCTTCAGAATTAGCTACTAAAATAGGTTTATTATAA
- a CDS encoding 50S ribosomal protein L5, producing MSLETLQQNPMREIRIGKVVVNIGVGESGERLEKAMKVLELLTEQKPCPTRAKRTIRDFGIRKGENIGCKVTLRKEKIESFLKRVLEVKKYKLPESCFDDYGNVSFGISEHINIPGVKYDPTLGIFGMNICIVLERPGYRVAVRKYKRSKIGKKHRITKEEAIAFFKEKLGVSIERGR from the coding sequence ATGTCTCTTGAAACTTTACAACAAAATCCTATGAGAGAAATAAGAATTGGAAAAGTAGTTGTAAATATAGGTGTGGGAGAAAGTGGAGAACGTTTAGAAAAAGCTATGAAAGTTTTAGAATTATTAACAGAACAAAAACCATGTCCTACTCGAGCAAAACGTACAATAAGAGATTTTGGTATAAGAAAAGGAGAAAATATTGGATGTAAGGTTACATTAAGAAAAGAAAAAATAGAATCTTTTCTTAAGCGAGTATTGGAAGTGAAAAAATATAAACTTCCAGAGTCATGTTTTGATGATTATGGTAATGTTTCTTTTGGAATTTCTGAACATATAAATATTCCAGGAGTTAAATATGATCCAACACTTGGAATATTTGGAATGAATATTTGTATAGTTTTAGAACGTCCAGGATATAGGGTTGCTGTAAGAAAATATAAACGTTCAAAAATAGGAAAAAAACATAGAATTACTAAAGAGGAGGCTATTGCTTTCTTTAAAGAAAAGCTTGGTGTAAGTATTGAAAGAGGGAGATAA
- a CDS encoding 50S ribosomal protein L22 — MPTWGYSSHKYDPDRMVRASGRDLRISPKEATEVCNAIRYMFLEDAIEYLKRVISKKEAIPYRRYKKKIAHKAGLGERFGIPSGRYPVKACKEILKVLENARANAENKGLNIENLRISHICAQKGSVIKSYIPRAFGRATPFFHPLTHIEVVVEEVSR; from the coding sequence GTGCCCACATGGGGCTATTCATCACATAAGTATGATCCTGATAGAATGGTTAGAGCTAGTGGTAGAGATCTTCGAATTTCACCAAAAGAAGCTACAGAAGTTTGTAATGCTATAAGATATATGTTTTTAGAAGATGCAATAGAGTATTTAAAGAGAGTTATTTCTAAAAAAGAAGCAATTCCATATAGACGTTATAAAAAGAAAATTGCACATAAGGCTGGTTTAGGAGAAAGATTTGGTATTCCATCAGGTAGATATCCTGTAAAAGCTTGTAAAGAAATTCTTAAGGTTTTAGAAAATGCAAGAGCTAATGCTGAAAATAAAGGTTTAAATATTGAAAATCTTAGGATATCCCATATTTGTGCTCAAAAAGGTAGTGTTATTAAAAGTTATATTCCTAGAGCATTTGGTAGAGCAACTCCTTTCTTTCATCCATTAACACATATTGAAGTTGTTGTTGAAGAGGTGAGTAGATGA
- a CDS encoding 30S ribosomal protein S17 yields MFMVIEKPKISCSDKKCPFHGNLSIRGKILTGKVVSDKMQKTVVVQVDYLRYYPKYKRYARCRSKIHAHNPPCINATKGDIVKIAECRPLSKTVSFVVIGKKVGGFYG; encoded by the coding sequence ATGTTTATGGTTATTGAAAAACCTAAAATTTCATGTTCTGATAAAAAATGTCCATTTCATGGTAATCTCTCAATTAGAGGTAAAATATTAACTGGAAAAGTTGTAAGTGATAAAATGCAAAAAACTGTTGTAGTACAAGTAGATTATTTACGTTATTATCCTAAGTATAAGAGATATGCAAGATGTAGATCAAAAATACATGCACATAATCCGCCTTGTATAAATGCTACTAAAGGAGATATTGTAAAAATAGCTGAATGTCGTCCACTTAGTAAAACAGTTTCATTTGTTGTAATTGGAAAAAAAGTAGGTGGTTTTTATGGCTAA
- a CDS encoding 50S ribosomal protein L14 — translation MAKRGKGLGKGITYRPGLSAGLPIGAYLNCADNSGAKIVQIIGIPKLKGRLRRLVSACVGDKVIVAVKEGTPEVRHQIFHAVIIRQRKPFRRMDGSWVQFEDNAAVIVTEDGECKGTEIRGPVAKEAAERWPRVAALASMVV, via the coding sequence ATGGCTAAGAGAGGAAAGGGTTTAGGAAAAGGGATTACCTATAGACCTGGATTGAGTGCTGGTCTTCCAATAGGTGCATATTTAAATTGTGCTGATAATAGTGGAGCAAAGATTGTTCAAATTATTGGAATACCTAAATTAAAAGGTAGATTAAGAAGACTAGTTTCTGCTTGTGTTGGTGATAAAGTTATTGTTGCAGTTAAAGAAGGGACTCCTGAAGTTAGACATCAAATTTTTCATGCAGTAATAATAAGACAAAGAAAACCATTTAGAAGAATGGATGGATCTTGGGTTCAATTTGAAGATAATGCAGCTGTAATAGTTACTGAGGATGGAGAATGTAAAGGTACTGAAATTAGAGGACCTGTTGCAAAAGAGGCTGCAGAAAGATGGCCAAGGGTTGCTGCACTTGCATCTATGGTAGTTTGA
- a CDS encoding 30S ribosomal protein S4e, producing MKKHLKTYPAPRFWHINIKEKEFTIRPRPGPHPISFCIPLGIILRDMLKYALTLSEVKKILSERKIMVDGKVRTDYKFPVGLMDVIYIRPSDEYYRVLPHPVKVLSLIKIPPEDASFKLVRIIGKRTVKGGHIQLNFHDGRCHVVKLDDPFNHDVNYKIFDVMKIKIPEGDVCEYIPLEKDSLIVITGGENIGKYGKILELPKSRKPMQLAKILLEGNERTVTLKYAFPIGKESPAIVISGVV from the coding sequence TTGAAAAAACATTTAAAAACTTATCCAGCACCAAGATTTTGGCATATAAATATTAAAGAAAAAGAATTTACAATAAGACCTCGTCCTGGTCCACATCCAATATCATTTTGTATTCCATTAGGAATAATTTTAAGAGATATGTTGAAATATGCTCTTACTCTATCTGAAGTTAAGAAAATACTATCTGAAAGAAAAATAATGGTTGATGGAAAAGTAAGAACTGATTATAAGTTTCCAGTAGGTTTAATGGATGTTATATATATTCGTCCTTCTGATGAATATTATAGAGTTCTTCCACATCCAGTTAAAGTCTTATCATTAATTAAAATACCACCTGAAGATGCATCATTTAAATTAGTAAGAATTATTGGAAAAAGAACAGTAAAAGGTGGACATATACAATTAAACTTTCATGATGGGCGTTGTCATGTTGTAAAATTAGATGATCCATTCAATCATGATGTTAATTATAAAATATTTGATGTAATGAAAATAAAAATTCCAGAAGGAGATGTCTGTGAATATATTCCACTTGAAAAAGATTCTTTAATTGTTATTACTGGAGGAGAAAATATCGGAAAATATGGTAAAATTTTAGAATTGCCAAAGAGTAGAAAACCAATGCAATTAGCAAAAATACTTTTAGAAGGTAATGAGAGAACCGTTACGCTTAAGTATGCTTTTCCAATAGGTAAAGAAAGTCCAGCCATAGTAATAAGTGGAGTAGTCTGA